A window from Methylocystis sp. MJC1 encodes these proteins:
- the lepA gene encoding translation elongation factor 4, with translation MSTPHKFDNIRNFSIVAHIDHGKSTLADRLIQETGTLAAREMVEQVLDSMDIERERGITIKAQTVRLHYRAVDGKDYILNLMDTPGHVDFAYEVSRSLKACEGSLLVVDASQGVEAQTLANVYQAIDAGHEIVPVLNKIDLPAAEPDRIKEQIEEVIGLDAKDAVLISAKTGIGIPDVLEAIVTRLPPPQGDEKAPLKALLVDSWYDAYLGVVVLVRIFDGTLKKGQKIQMMGTGAHYDVDKIGVFRPKMQDVAALGPGEVGFITAQIKQVADTRVGDTITDDRKPCDEALPGFKPAQPVVFCGLFPVDAADFEDLRAAIGKLRLNDASFSYEMETSAALGFGFRCGFLGLLHLEIIQERLSREFNLDLIATAPSVVYKILLTNGDEIELHNPADMPDVVKIEEIKEPWIRATILTPDDYLGSVLKLCQDRRGVQVDLNYVGKRAMAVYDLPLNEVVFDFYDRLKSISKGYASFDYQLTDYRAGDLVKMSILVNAEPVDALSMLVHRTRAEGRGRQMCEKLKELIPPHMFQVPIQAALGGKIIARETVRAFRKDVTAKCYGGDVTRKRKLLEKQKEGKKKMRQFGRVEIPQEAFIAALKMED, from the coding sequence ATGAGCACCCCCCACAAATTCGACAACATCCGCAACTTCTCGATCGTGGCGCATATCGACCACGGCAAGTCGACGCTCGCCGACCGGCTGATCCAGGAGACCGGGACGCTCGCGGCGCGCGAGATGGTCGAGCAGGTGCTCGATTCCATGGATATCGAGCGCGAGCGCGGCATCACCATCAAGGCGCAGACCGTGCGCCTGCATTACCGGGCCGTGGACGGCAAGGATTACATCCTGAACCTGATGGACACGCCCGGCCACGTCGACTTCGCCTATGAGGTCTCGCGCTCGCTCAAGGCCTGCGAGGGCTCGCTGCTGGTGGTGGACGCCTCCCAGGGCGTCGAGGCGCAGACGCTGGCGAACGTTTATCAGGCGATCGACGCGGGGCACGAGATCGTGCCGGTGCTCAACAAGATCGACCTGCCGGCCGCCGAGCCCGACCGTATCAAGGAGCAGATCGAGGAGGTGATCGGCCTCGACGCCAAGGACGCGGTGCTCATCTCGGCGAAGACCGGCATTGGCATTCCGGACGTTCTGGAGGCGATCGTCACCCGCCTGCCGCCGCCCCAGGGCGACGAGAAGGCGCCTCTGAAGGCGTTGCTGGTCGATAGCTGGTATGACGCTTATCTGGGCGTCGTCGTGCTGGTGCGCATCTTCGACGGCACGCTGAAAAAGGGCCAGAAGATACAGATGATGGGCACAGGCGCCCATTACGACGTCGATAAGATTGGCGTGTTCCGCCCCAAGATGCAGGACGTCGCCGCGCTCGGCCCCGGCGAGGTCGGCTTCATCACCGCGCAGATCAAGCAAGTGGCGGATACGCGCGTCGGCGATACGATCACCGACGATCGCAAGCCCTGCGACGAGGCGCTGCCGGGCTTCAAGCCGGCGCAGCCGGTGGTGTTCTGCGGCCTTTTCCCCGTCGACGCCGCCGACTTCGAGGATTTGCGCGCCGCGATCGGCAAGCTGCGCCTGAACGACGCGAGCTTCTCCTATGAGATGGAGACCTCCGCCGCGCTCGGCTTCGGCTTCCGCTGCGGCTTTCTGGGCCTGCTGCATCTCGAAATTATTCAGGAGCGGCTGTCGCGCGAGTTCAACCTCGACCTCATCGCGACGGCGCCCTCGGTCGTCTACAAGATATTGCTGACCAATGGCGACGAGATCGAGCTGCACAATCCGGCCGACATGCCGGACGTCGTGAAGATCGAGGAGATCAAGGAGCCCTGGATTCGCGCCACGATTCTGACGCCCGACGACTATCTGGGCTCGGTGCTCAAGCTCTGTCAGGATCGGCGCGGCGTGCAGGTGGATTTAAATTACGTCGGCAAGCGCGCCATGGCGGTCTATGACCTGCCGCTCAACGAGGTGGTGTTCGATTTCTACGATCGCCTGAAGTCGATCTCGAAGGGCTACGCCTCATTCGACTATCAGCTCACCGACTATCGCGCCGGCGACCTCGTGAAGATGAGCATTCTCGTGAACGCCGAGCCGGTGGACGCCTTGTCCATGCTCGTGCATCGCACGCGCGCCGAGGGGCGCGGCCGGCAGATGTGCGAGAAGCTCAAGGAGCTGATCCCGCCGCATATGTTCCAGGTGCCGATCCAGGCCGCGCTCGGCGGCAAGATCATCGCCCGCGAAACCGTGCGCGCCTTCCGCAAGGACGTGACCGCCAAATGCTACGGCGGCGACGTGACCCGCAAGCGCAAGCTTTTGGAGAAGCAGAAGGAAGGCAAGAAGAAGATGCGCCAGTTCGGGCGGGTGGAGATCCCGCAGGAGGCGTTTATCGCGGCGCTGAAGATGGAGGACTAA
- a CDS encoding type II toxin-antitoxin system Phd/YefM family antitoxin, producing MRTTSYSDLRKNLAATLDRVTEDHEPVVITRDRGKPAAVLISLEDFASYEETAYLLKSPRNAERLLASIKELEAGGGAERKLSE from the coding sequence ATGCGCACGACCTCTTACAGCGACCTCCGCAAGAACCTCGCGGCCACGCTTGATCGCGTGACCGAGGACCACGAGCCTGTCGTCATCACCCGCGACCGCGGAAAGCCGGCGGCGGTGCTGATCTCCCTCGAAGATTTCGCCTCCTATGAGGAGACGGCCTATCTGCTGAAAAGCCCGCGCAACGCCGAGCGCCTGCTTGCGTCGATCAAAGAGCTCGAAGCTGGTGGCGGCGCAGAGCGTAAGCTTTCCGAATGA
- a CDS encoding Txe/YoeB family addiction module toxin, which yields MKLVFSESAWEDYLHWQAQDAKILDRINSLIKECQRTPFTGTGKPEPLRGDLRGWWSRRITLEHRLVYRVEGESLLIAQCRYHY from the coding sequence ATGAAGCTCGTCTTCTCGGAAAGCGCCTGGGAAGACTATCTCCACTGGCAGGCGCAGGACGCGAAGATTCTCGACCGTATCAATTCGCTCATCAAGGAGTGCCAGCGCACGCCTTTTACAGGCACTGGAAAGCCCGAGCCTTTGCGGGGAGATTTGCGCGGCTGGTGGTCTCGGCGGATCACGCTGGAGCATCGCCTGGTATATCGCGTCGAAGGCGAGAGCCTGCTGATTGCGCAGTGTCGGTATCATTATTGA
- a CDS encoding endonuclease domain-containing protein — protein sequence MRGLRFIETRRSRELRRDATSAEKIVWGRLRNRSLGGFKFVRQEPIGPFIADFVCREYRLVVEIDGETHSSAEEIAADARRTDYLNKQGYRVARFTNQQVYENADAVAEAILGVLLRDRG from the coding sequence ATGCGCGGCCTGCGTTTCATCGAAACTCGTCGGTCTCGTGAGCTGAGACGCGACGCCACCTCCGCGGAAAAGATTGTGTGGGGGCGGCTGAGGAATAGAAGTCTTGGCGGCTTCAAATTCGTGCGTCAGGAGCCCATTGGGCCATTTATCGCTGATTTCGTGTGCCGGGAATACAGGCTGGTCGTCGAGATTGATGGCGAAACGCATTCCAGCGCGGAGGAAATCGCGGCGGATGCACGGCGTACGGACTACCTCAATAAACAGGGCTATCGGGTAGCCCGCTTCACGAACCAGCAGGTTTATGAGAATGCCGATGCTGTTGCGGAGGCTATTCTTGGCGTCCTTTTGCGAGACCGGGGATAA
- a CDS encoding EamA family transporter produces the protein MDLALLALLAALLTALCQSATDLGTKAATRYADDRAILAAQWNAGALLLIIASLIVYPGLVAAPIATLDALTQPGFTKLLAWSGVLNVVAYFFYIRGFRLSDASLVAPLVLLTPVLMLVTSPIMTGEQAPPMGMFGVLFTVLGVGLLDANRANGKRFNFAVFVKDAGARYMLVTAAIWSITANIDKLGVTASTPLIWNAGVMIVIALCANLYWALGPRKTPRLSSLRYALLAGSAMAFGNTVQMWALTILFTPYVIAIKRLSALFTVLASSHVLKEETGGRLLGAAVMLAGAVMIALARA, from the coding sequence ATGGACCTCGCCCTGCTTGCTCTCCTCGCGGCCCTCCTCACCGCGCTCTGCCAATCCGCCACCGATCTCGGCACCAAGGCCGCGACGCGCTATGCCGACGACCGCGCGATCCTCGCCGCCCAATGGAACGCCGGCGCGCTGCTGCTCATTATCGCCAGCCTAATCGTCTATCCGGGGCTCGTCGCCGCGCCGATCGCGACGCTCGACGCGCTGACGCAGCCGGGCTTTACAAAGCTCCTCGCCTGGTCCGGCGTTCTCAACGTCGTCGCCTATTTCTTCTACATTCGGGGTTTCCGCCTCTCCGACGCCTCGCTCGTCGCGCCGCTCGTGCTGCTGACGCCGGTGCTGATGCTGGTCACCTCACCGATCATGACCGGCGAGCAGGCGCCGCCGATGGGGATGTTCGGCGTGCTGTTCACCGTGCTCGGCGTCGGCCTTCTCGACGCCAACCGGGCGAACGGCAAACGTTTCAATTTCGCTGTCTTCGTCAAGGACGCCGGCGCGCGCTACATGCTGGTCACCGCCGCAATCTGGAGCATCACCGCCAATATCGACAAGCTCGGCGTGACGGCCTCGACGCCGCTGATATGGAACGCGGGGGTAATGATCGTCATCGCGCTTTGCGCGAACCTCTATTGGGCGCTTGGGCCACGCAAGACGCCGCGTCTCTCCTCGCTACGCTATGCGCTGCTCGCGGGCTCGGCCATGGCCTTCGGCAATACGGTGCAGATGTGGGCGCTGACGATATTGTTCACGCCCTATGTCATCGCCATCAAGCGCCTCTCGGCGCTCTTCACCGTGCTCGCAAGCTCTCATGTGCTGAAGGAGGAGACCGGCGGGCGGCTCCTCGGCGCGGCGGTGATGCTGGCGGGAGCGGTGATGATCGCGCTGGCGAGGGCATAG
- a CDS encoding class I SAM-dependent methyltransferase, with protein sequence MSSRSQDLLQDNLFTGKIGAEYDILRLMCPNHVLLAKRLSATVAAWKPGETLKGFEIGCGTGISTTLMLAAREALTLTAVDAAAAMLDQARENLADDVKAGRVTFKEADALDALKALPDNSLDLVASNYAIHNFLDDYRSKVLAEIHRVLKPGGLFVNGDRYAMDDRAAHLQDTQETVRRWFKLFNEINRLDLLEDWVVHFYSDESPDHVMYFTPSMKLLEALGFAVTVDYREGVDTLVKAVKA encoded by the coding sequence ATGTCGTCACGCTCACAAGACTTGCTGCAGGACAATCTCTTCACCGGAAAGATCGGCGCGGAATACGACATCCTGCGGCTGATGTGCCCCAACCACGTCCTGCTCGCCAAGCGCCTCAGCGCGACGGTCGCCGCCTGGAAGCCCGGTGAAACGCTGAAGGGTTTCGAGATCGGCTGCGGCACGGGCATCAGCACCACATTGATGCTTGCCGCGCGCGAGGCCCTCACGCTGACCGCCGTCGACGCCGCGGCAGCGATGCTCGATCAGGCGCGCGAAAATCTGGCGGACGACGTGAAAGCCGGCCGCGTGACCTTCAAGGAAGCCGACGCGCTCGACGCGCTGAAGGCGCTGCCCGACAATAGCCTCGACCTCGTCGCCTCCAATTACGCCATTCACAATTTCCTCGACGATTACCGTTCCAAGGTTCTCGCTGAAATCCATCGCGTGTTGAAGCCCGGCGGCCTCTTCGTCAATGGCGACCGCTACGCAATGGACGACCGCGCCGCGCATCTGCAGGACACGCAGGAGACCGTGCGCCGCTGGTTCAAGCTCTTCAATGAAATCAACCGCCTCGACCTCCTCGAGGATTGGGTGGTGCATTTCTACAGCGACGAATCGCCCGACCATGTCATGTATTTCACCCCGTCGATGAAGCTGCTCGAAGCGCTCGGCTTTGCGGTGACGGTCGACTACCGCGAGGGCGTCGATACGCTGGTGAAGGCGGTGAAAGCGTGA
- a CDS encoding polyhydroxyalkanoate depolymerase — MYDAYKAYADLTDQIRLAAASGERILSLWGTMQFAAPLRCFQAYHELVALAGFTHRRPDYDIADVKTDAGETVPVVEEVVAATPFCDLLRFSRQGASGEPRVLLLAPMSGHFATLLRGTIRTMLRDHEVYVTDWRNPRDVPLHEGTFGFEDFVQHIIDFLKFMGPQSHLVAVCQPTVPALAAVALMAQDQDPDTPASLTLMAGPIDTRISPTKVNEFATSKPIEWFREKMISKVPHGLPGAGRRVYPGFMQLSAFMSMNMDRHRNAFADLFKHRVDGDHAKADQIRTFYEEYFAIMDLDADFYLHTIEEVFQKYALPEGNLTFKGRKVEPRAIKKTFLLTVEGEKDDICAIGQTLAAQDLCSGLRPYMKSHHMQAGVGHYGVFNGRRWDNHIYPVLREHIRSSM, encoded by the coding sequence ATGTACGACGCCTATAAGGCCTATGCCGACCTCACCGACCAGATTCGCCTGGCGGCGGCAAGCGGCGAACGCATCCTGAGCCTCTGGGGGACGATGCAATTCGCCGCGCCCCTGCGCTGCTTTCAGGCCTATCACGAGCTCGTGGCGCTTGCCGGCTTCACGCATCGGCGGCCGGACTACGACATTGCGGATGTAAAGACCGACGCGGGCGAGACCGTGCCCGTGGTGGAGGAGGTCGTCGCCGCAACCCCTTTCTGCGACCTGCTGCGCTTTTCCCGCCAGGGCGCGAGCGGCGAGCCGCGCGTGCTGCTGCTCGCGCCCATGTCGGGCCATTTCGCGACGCTGCTGCGCGGCACGATCCGCACCATGCTGCGCGACCACGAGGTCTATGTCACCGACTGGCGCAACCCGCGTGACGTTCCGCTTCACGAGGGAACTTTCGGCTTCGAGGATTTCGTTCAGCACATCATCGACTTCCTCAAGTTCATGGGGCCGCAGTCGCATCTCGTGGCGGTCTGCCAGCCGACCGTCCCGGCGCTCGCCGCCGTGGCGCTGATGGCGCAGGATCAGGACCCCGATACGCCGGCCAGCCTGACGCTGATGGCCGGGCCGATCGACACGCGCATCTCGCCCACCAAGGTCAATGAGTTCGCCACCTCGAAGCCGATCGAATGGTTCCGCGAGAAGATGATCAGCAAGGTGCCGCACGGCCTGCCGGGCGCGGGGCGGCGCGTCTATCCGGGCTTCATGCAGCTTTCGGCCTTCATGAGCATGAATATGGACCGGCACCGAAACGCCTTCGCCGATCTCTTCAAGCATCGCGTCGACGGCGATCACGCCAAGGCCGACCAGATACGCACCTTTTACGAAGAATATTTCGCGATCATGGACCTCGATGCAGATTTTTATCTGCACACGATCGAAGAGGTCTTCCAGAAATACGCCCTGCCCGAAGGCAATCTGACCTTCAAAGGCCGCAAGGTCGAACCCCGCGCCATCAAGAAAACCTTCCTGCTCACGGTCGAGGGCGAGAAGGACGACATCTGCGCCATCGGCCAAACGCTCGCCGCGCAGGACCTGTGCAGCGGCCTGCGGCCTTATATGAAATCACATCATATGCAGGCGGGCGTCGGCCATTATGGCGTGTTCAACGGCAGGCGCTGGGACAATCACATCTATCCCGTGCTGCGCGAACACATCCGCAGCAGCATGTGA
- a CDS encoding glutathione S-transferase family protein codes for MPTATLTISSKNYSSWSLRGWLLMKLSGVPFEEVTVDPDDATAREEILLLSPSIRVPCLTYGDFRIWDTLAIGEFLNEIAPDARLLPADRLSRARCRSICGELHSGFNALRAALPMNLKGHFPKFKVWSKAQGDIARIEEIWRESIELHGGPYLFGDSLSMADAMYAPVVTRLRTYEVALDPLCENYCDRILAWPAMQEWITAAKLEEDEIEELEVEF; via the coding sequence ATGCCGACCGCCACGCTTACCATCAGCAGCAAGAACTATTCGTCCTGGTCGCTTCGCGGCTGGCTGTTGATGAAGCTTTCCGGCGTTCCCTTCGAGGAGGTCACAGTCGACCCCGACGACGCGACGGCGCGCGAGGAAATTCTGCTGCTCTCGCCCTCGATCCGCGTGCCTTGCCTCACCTACGGCGATTTCCGGATTTGGGACACTCTGGCAATCGGCGAGTTTCTCAATGAAATCGCTCCCGACGCCAGGCTGCTGCCCGCCGACCGCCTGAGCCGCGCGCGCTGCCGTTCGATCTGCGGCGAGCTGCATTCGGGCTTCAACGCGCTGCGCGCGGCGCTGCCGATGAATCTCAAGGGCCATTTCCCCAAATTCAAAGTTTGGTCCAAGGCGCAGGGCGACATCGCGCGCATCGAGGAGATTTGGCGCGAGAGCATCGAGCTGCATGGCGGGCCCTATCTTTTCGGCGACAGCCTTTCCATGGCTGACGCCATGTATGCGCCGGTCGTGACGCGGCTGCGCACCTATGAAGTCGCGCTCGACCCTCTTTGTGAGAACTACTGCGACCGCATTTTGGCTTGGCCGGCGATGCAGGAGTGGATCACGGCGGCGAAGCTCGAAGAAGATGAGATCGAGGAGCTCGAGGTCGAGTTCTGA
- a CDS encoding YihY/virulence factor BrkB family protein, with amino-acid sequence MAGKEAPSANPAAIERGRAASTPSEIPARGWKDVLSRVFDDINRHRILAIAAGVTFYALLAIFPAIAAFVAIYGLVADPSTISEHLQALSGFLPAEGLSIIGDQIRRVAAQGATKLGLASLIGVLFSLWSANAGMKATFDALNVVYQEEEKRGFFKLNAISLGFTLAGMALLALSLGAMVILPRALEAVGLPALETWTSALRWPILLIVIAIAISVVYRFGPSRDRAQWRWVSWGAAFAAISWLIASLLFSWYAANLGNFNKTYGSLGAAIGFMLWMWVSAIVLLVGGELDAEMEHQTAKDTTTGGPRPLGERGAVMADTIGQPKS; translated from the coding sequence ATGGCGGGGAAAGAGGCTCCTTCAGCAAATCCTGCGGCGATCGAACGGGGCAGGGCGGCCTCGACCCCTTCCGAAATCCCGGCGCGCGGCTGGAAGGATGTGTTGTCGCGCGTCTTTGACGACATCAACCGGCATCGCATTCTCGCTATCGCCGCGGGCGTTACTTTCTATGCGCTGCTCGCGATCTTTCCGGCGATCGCCGCATTCGTGGCGATCTATGGCCTCGTCGCCGACCCCTCGACGATCAGCGAGCATCTCCAGGCGCTTTCCGGCTTCCTGCCCGCCGAGGGCCTGTCCATCATCGGCGATCAAATCCGCCGCGTCGCCGCGCAGGGCGCGACAAAGCTGGGGCTCGCCTCGCTCATCGGCGTGCTGTTTTCGCTCTGGAGCGCCAATGCCGGCATGAAGGCGACATTCGACGCGCTCAACGTCGTTTATCAGGAAGAGGAGAAGCGCGGCTTCTTCAAGCTCAACGCAATATCGCTGGGCTTCACGCTCGCAGGCATGGCGCTGCTTGCACTTTCTCTGGGCGCCATGGTGATCCTGCCGCGCGCGCTCGAAGCGGTTGGGCTGCCGGCGCTCGAAACGTGGACCTCGGCGCTGCGCTGGCCGATCTTGCTTATTGTCATCGCGATCGCAATCTCGGTCGTTTATCGCTTTGGTCCCAGCCGAGATAGGGCGCAGTGGCGATGGGTGAGCTGGGGCGCCGCCTTCGCGGCAATCTCCTGGTTGATCGCCTCGCTGCTTTTCTCCTGGTATGCGGCCAATTTGGGGAATTTCAATAAAACCTATGGGTCGCTCGGCGCGGCCATCGGCTTCATGCTGTGGATGTGGGTGTCGGCGATCGTGCTGCTGGTCGGAGGCGAGCTCGACGCCGAGATGGAGCATCAGACCGCGAAAGACACGACGACAGGCGGGCCGCGCCCCTTGGGCGAGCGCGGCGCGGTTATGGCGGATACGATTGGCCAACCGAAATCGTAG
- a CDS encoding sodium:proton exchanger encodes MGASAALVGVAGAAHVLHAGAILAFLACALALAGVAHVIGEATDQIGNHLSPATTGLIQSAVGSLPELFVCIFSLQAGLVTVVQASLIGSILANVLLVLGLAFVVGGWRHGVLEFNAQTPRMIASLLLLAVSALVLPTLANELHLPAASHEQELAVVCAVVLLLVFAIMTKSMLEQGQRAVPAEAHARAHAWPLSTAIAVLLVCAGGAALVSDWFVEALEPAIDTLGLSQTFAGLVVVAIAGNAIENVVGVRLAAAGKSELAVSVVLTSALQVAVVVVPVLILTSFGMGGAAFTLAVPPILAVALFFSVMVVTVVTVDGQADMVDGAALIGLYAIIAAIFWWG; translated from the coding sequence ATGGGCGCCTCTGCGGCGCTCGTCGGTGTTGCCGGCGCCGCGCATGTTCTACATGCGGGCGCAATCCTCGCCTTTCTTGCCTGCGCGCTCGCGCTCGCCGGCGTCGCCCATGTCATCGGCGAGGCGACGGATCAAATCGGCAATCATTTGAGCCCCGCGACGACAGGGCTCATCCAATCGGCAGTGGGAAGTCTTCCCGAACTTTTCGTCTGTATTTTCTCGCTGCAAGCGGGACTTGTTACCGTGGTGCAGGCATCGCTGATCGGCTCGATCCTCGCCAATGTCTTGCTCGTGCTCGGCCTCGCTTTCGTCGTGGGCGGCTGGCGCCATGGCGTGCTGGAATTCAACGCCCAGACCCCGCGCATGATCGCCTCTCTCCTGCTGCTTGCGGTCTCCGCGCTGGTGCTACCGACGCTCGCAAATGAGCTGCATTTGCCGGCCGCGTCGCATGAGCAGGAGCTGGCCGTCGTCTGCGCCGTCGTGCTGCTGCTGGTCTTTGCGATCATGACCAAATCGATGCTCGAACAAGGCCAGCGCGCCGTGCCGGCGGAAGCCCATGCGCGCGCGCACGCCTGGCCGCTTTCGACCGCGATCGCCGTGCTGCTCGTCTGCGCCGGCGGCGCGGCGCTGGTCTCCGATTGGTTCGTCGAAGCGTTGGAGCCCGCAATCGATACGCTAGGACTGAGCCAGACTTTCGCGGGCCTCGTCGTCGTCGCCATCGCCGGCAACGCCATCGAGAATGTCGTGGGCGTGCGCCTTGCGGCCGCAGGCAAATCCGAGCTTGCGGTCAGCGTCGTCCTGACCAGCGCGCTCCAGGTCGCCGTGGTCGTCGTGCCAGTCCTCATTCTGACGAGCTTCGGCATGGGTGGCGCGGCCTTCACGCTCGCCGTTCCGCCGATCCTGGCGGTCGCGCTCTTCTTCTCTGTGATGGTCGTGACAGTGGTGACCGTCGACGGCCAGGCCGACATGGTCGACGGCGCTGCGCTCATCGGCCTTTACGCAATCATCGCCGCAATTTTCTGGTGGGGCTAA